A genome region from Perca fluviatilis chromosome 20, GENO_Pfluv_1.0, whole genome shotgun sequence includes the following:
- the gphb5 gene encoding glycoprotein hormone beta-5 isoform X3: MKTQCCVASLLLSGPGLALCCFLLWISLQPDSLHRVSAVNLRRFIGCAVREFTFLARKPGCGGLHITTDACWGRCETWEMTLVHKQESIPGRSVCLESLSVSRHHCHHHLHMSQHHTGNQPVAQSWMGVF; the protein is encoded by the exons ATGAAGACACAATGTTGTGTTGCATCTCTTCTTCTCAGTGGGCCTGGCCTGGCCCTGTGCTGCTTTCTGCTCTGGATCTCTCTGCAGCCAGACTCCCTCCACCGGGTGTCAGCCGTCAACCTGCGGCGCTTCATTGGTTGTGCCGTGCGGGAGTTCACCTTCCTGGCCAGGAAGCCCGGCTGCGGGGGCCTGCACATCACCACTGACGCCTGCTGGGGGCGCTGTGAGACCTGGGAG atgacTCTGGTCCACAAGCAAGAAAGCATTCCAGGACGGAGCGTGTGTCTGGAATCCCTGTCC GTCAGTAGACATCACTGCCACCACCATCTGcat ATGAGTCAACACCACACAGGAAACCAGCCGGTCGCCCAGAGCTGGATGGGTGTATTCTAA